In Conger conger chromosome 5, fConCon1.1, whole genome shotgun sequence, the DNA window ataccgatacacaaagcaagtcacagagacaacaattaaggttcacagggaggtagggagggatggggagaggtgctgcttgaagaggtgcgtcttcagcttgcgcttgaaggtggggagagattctatagttctgccaagcggcctgtggaggctgaacgaagaggtctggcaggggtgtagggtctgatgattttttgcagataagctggggaagaccctttaactgcttggaaggctagcaccaatgttttgaatttgatgcgagccatgacaggcagccagtggagggaagtaagcaggggggtgacgtgtgagtatttgggaaggttgaagaccagacgagctgctgcattctggatgagttggaggggtctgatggcggacgctgggaggccagccaagagggaattgcagtagtccaggcgggacagaaccatcgcttggaccaggagctgggtcgagtagggggtgagaaaggggcggattctctgtatgttgtataggaagaacctgcaagaccgggtcaccgccgcaatgttctcggaaagggacagtctgctgtccatcaccacgccgaggttccttgcactgggtgacggcgtgagtgtggtatccccgagagaaatggagagatccagatggggagaggtattagcagggatgaatatcatttcagtcttgcctgggttgagctttagatggtggttgtccatccagctctggatgtccctcaggcaagcagagatacgggctgaaacctgcgtatcagacggcgggaacgagacgaagagttgggtatcgtccgcatagcagtagtaggatagcccatgtgcagtgatcacagggccaagggagcgagtgtagagagaaaaaagaagtgggccaaggactgagccctggggaacccctgtggcgaggggccgaggtgtcgataccgaaccagcccaggcaacctggaaggagcgaccagagaggtaggactcaatccagtccagggctgtgccacagatgcccgttgctgacagggcagacaggaggatggagtgatccacagtgtcgaaggtagcagagagatctagaagaatgaggatagaggagagggaggctgctcgtgcggcatgaagtgactcactgacggagaggagcgcagtctctgtcgagtggcccgatctgaagccagactgatgggggtctagcaggttgttgttagaaaagaaggaagaaagttgagtagaagcggctcgttctatagttttagaaaggaaaggaagaagagataccgggcggtagttctggatgatggagggatccagggtaggcttttttagcagcggagtgatgtgggccctcttggaggatgccggaaaacagccggaagacagggaggagttgacaagggaggtgacacagtgatatctgttgtatatcatttttgacttctctcgtcgccaaatgttgtgttgcacttatgaagggagagaacccgtatagcgagattcaacaacacaacactttaataagtataacagggacgaagcacgtccttacagcagccatacccactcccggcaaatctttatacctttttaaatcctgtttcacttcccgttttcctggtcttacatcacgagcattaaaggcacagtttctcatttctccagttaatgtgcgtacgcatgggtcagagtttccgtggaggaccgcacattttcccgtcaagttcgttttttataaatgccaaagtttgcttagaaagtggcgtacgcattcttttgtgcctacacaacgtttataaatgaggcccctggactcttcttcggttgttgtggatatctgtacctctggcttgttggactgaccccctggtttttgaccctggcttgtttttttgactccgctctgtctgcccctgcttttgctattaaacctgccattttttcttcacccctgtctgcttttggttcctctgttccctcAGGCGTAACAGGAACATAACGTTCACTTTTATTGATTTTGAGATGGGACAGTCCTGTTCACTAATGACTTTTATGGAAGTAAACTTGCAGACCTGGGAAAGTCCAGGGTCTGGTGTGAATGGCGAGGACCCAGAACCATTGTGCAATGTGAATGGGTCAAATGTGGGTCGATCCTGGGTTTTCTGTGAAAGGGGTACAGTAGACAGATAGAGCCCGTCCATGGCaggtatttttgcatttttttcaaaGATGTTGTCCTTTAGCCATGAAGTAAGAATACAGTGTataatatattacttttttgtgAGATTAGGTCCGGTGGAGAAGTGGATGGTCTCGGGCTTGCCTGTTGGTGGAGATAGCACATGCGCCTGGGTTGTGTGAACTAATCCGCACAGGTGCTtagaatttattttgtgttggtgtgggtgCTCTCTCTCCATGCGACAACAGGGAAAATTGCGGAAAAGTGCTGCTCCTTCCCAGGACTGTGTGTGACAATTGCttataagaaaaaaatattcgACAGTTAGATTCAATGAATATAATAAGGCTCCAACCAACACTGCACAATGAAAAccaattcaattcatataattcaTATGTTAACATTGTAAATGAAGTTGCAACCTTGGCCTAACCACTTCTAGGTAAATGATGCTATAATTGTGGAATAATGACCCTCCTCCCTACCTTTTACAGTGGGATGAAAAAGACAACTAGAATTGTTGCTCCAGTTAGAGGTAATAACACACAGGCAGTGTTATCTTCAAGCTGCATATTTTCTGTGGAAGGGAAATTTACTTGATATATACTTCTACACAGTGGTGGTGATATAGGCAGTGCAGCAGGGCCTGTGTCTCTCCGTGTCTCATATCAGTACAGCCGTTTTTTTACAGGTCTTTATAGTTACTGCTTTTTACTTACGATTCACCGGAAAATAACAAGCAGACAAGTGCAACaatggtgtgtgtttatacattcTTAAATAAGCAAACTGATCTCGGTCATGGTTATTACACTTTCTTTGTAGAATCGTCTGTGATCATGCTAAATTTAGACCATGTGtctgttctgcagacaaaatgtTATATTGTCTAAactatttaatgaaataatttgtgGCAGGCTAATTAATTTTGTGTTGGTATAATTTTCTCATATGCAAAGAGTGCTGCCGGGAAATATGGTTGTTAGtctaatgtgtaaaatattgagcGCTATTTAGCTGCCTGGTTTGAAAATGCCCTTAAAGCACAAAAGTAGTttgcagaaaagaaaggataaaacGGACCAGAAGGAAAAGTTAGCAATGCTACCTAAACTGGATGGATATTATGGCACCCGGAGGCAGCGAAACCTTGCAGGTaggatagcaagctagatataTATAGCCTACTGTACTTTTTCAGGTGAAAAGCTGGcaacatttggttgaaaagtgaaagttttctagcAACTAGGACATAGCCatgctatatccaggtaaaTCCTGAGCTGTAATGACGTTAACCTAGTCTGTCAAAATGACTCTGAATCTATAtttccaccccctctctctggaaaTCTAGATTCAGGTTTTGCTCCCAGCAGTTACTGtgaattacatttgtttgttcaattgctGGACTGAGTTTCCACCGTGAACTCAGCGTTCCAACAATGTTACGTGagggggctgtttttaaaaaccttatgacatagaaagtataaattgtatcgCTTAACATagaggaagcgaccaaataGCTGTGTGGACATTTCAGTGGCAAGTTTGGTCCGTTTAGTTTTTATCAACTGCAGGAGGAGTTAcgtccataataagaataagaccaataagtacctgcaataaatagaaatatactgttaattgtttaaataataatgaaaaagacaagttaaaagataaaacaaaagctatgatttcaaacattaattaatcttttatttaaaaaagcacatttaatGAATTaggcataagtgtgtgtgtgtaggtttatGCATTTGAGTGCACCTGCGTTGCGTGCACcactaaagaaagaaagagctagctttttgtttttccttctgtCCCCACCCCAGGctgtgcccctccccttccGTCCCTGTGAGACATGAAGGCACCCCTGTGGACCCTGGTGCTGttgctgtgcctgtgtgtgccacGACCCTGTGTCTGCCAGAGAGACTGTTTCTCCTGTGGGAAGCTCTTTCCCCAACACCACACCTTCAATTTGCTGGTGGGGCTCCCATCCCCATCATGTACCATCATCCATTCCATCCATAGGCACTTTGCCTGCTCATGCCCAACAGCcaaacacactgctgccccTCATACAACATATGCCCTCATTCCACATGTTGTATCCTTTAATGCCATATATTAcacaaaaatgcatgaaaaataCGTGCTGTATGACACAGTTATTGTATTCCTCTCAAGCAACACGTTACCTCCTCTTATACAAGAAACTTCTTGATCTAATTGtccctcacacaacacacattcttACCTCACACAACTGACTGTCTCCCCTCACATTACTTTCTCAAAAGTGGGGTAAGTGACCACCTTTTGCCAGTACATGGCATCCGCATATAAGAAATGGGGAGTTAACAGTTAGGGAGTGGGCCGAATAGATTTAATATAAGCCAAGTCTCTGGCAAaggtttcatttttaatgcatatttataatgaCCTATCAAGTATTCATTCAGTattcagggtgtgctggcttttgttgttacttagcacttaattgatcaattaaagcagttatttACACAGTTAacccacctcacctggtttctggtCATTgtatttaaggtgaaaacaaaaaccagcacaccctgtggctctccaggacataaaatatagttttttgtgtttttgtttgcagctATATGGGTTGCAGGTTGGTTGAGGATATATTTGGCACCTGCACTTCTGAAATGATTCTGGAGCCCCTGACTAACACCCTACTGGTGCCTCTCCAGTATTGATTTTCAGCACACAATTCCTTCAGCCCTCACTCTAACCTTTACTTAACACCTAACCCTTTAACACATCAAAAAAACACCTGTTGTATCTGCACCCATGCACAACTATGTAGCAACTAAAGTGCGGTTGATTTTGTGAGGGCATATTTGTGTTCCTGTTTTAAACTGAATTCCAGCCATTGAGTTGTACCTTGGATTACAATTCCCAGCAAGTTACGAGGAGAAGTATTACAGAAGTCTGTGAAGTATTACAAGTATGGAGAAATAATGATGATTTTCTAATGATTGTTCTGACCCAAACAGCTGTGGCTGCCCTGATTCAGTAATCTTTCCACACAATTACACTGAGTGAAATATCAGCTGGTGAAGTTGGCAGTAATTGACATACAGGTTGGTTTTGGTTGAATATAGGCCGGTCTCCCTTGGGTCCTTTCTTCATGAAATGAGTGATTCCTTCCTAACTCAGAGAAGTCCCCCTGGTATCCTTGTTTAATTTATGCCAGATAATTTAATTTCCAACAATAAATAAGCACTGGTCACCCCTTCCTGCTGACAAGGGTTTTTTTGCACAAGTGACCAGTTGACACATTTCAGAATGTATTGAAACTGAGAAATCTGATGTGAACACTAACCTTTCTGGATCCAGGTTAGTGGGTTCGGTCTGCAGGACTGGTTTTTCAAACAGGCATCTTCCAACACTCCCTCAAGAATATTGATCCACACTCCAATTCGCATTATGAAGTGTACTGCTTGCATGCATTGGTCAACATTTCTAAACCAATCTCAGTGCCATTTTGCAGGTGGGCTACAATCGCCACAGGCTTGCCAAATACTGACTTTGGTATAGCTATTTTGCACCATGTTGTGGATACCCCGAAAGAATTGCATAaagaattttctttttcaaaataacACATAAGATTTGAAAATAACATTATATCCAACAGATCTTGACACAAGACCCCTCATCCCCTCATTTTGAGGCATGCCTGCTTTTTATACTTTCATGGTTGTAGAATCTATTGCATAAGAATTCCAAATCTTGACTATGTCCCATAACATAGGGAGACCCTTGCTCTGTTGCCAACTACACAAGTGAAGCTGGCCAGGAATTACAGACTTATAACAATCAATATCCAATTGCTTGTGTTtgaaattttaaaaaggttAACAGGCCACAtactgaaaaaaattatttaaggGTAGACGCTGTTAATGTAAGCTAAAAATGTTAGTTTGGCATGGGTAGTTGATAGCCTGCTGTCAGTAGAAGCACAATGACTTATCTCCAGTttacagtgcatctggaaagtattcacagcgcttcgctttttccacattttgttatgttacagccttattccaaaattgattaaattcattttttcctccaaattctacacacaatagagatttttgctaatttattaaaaataaacaactaagaaatcacatgtacataagtattcacagcctttgccatgaagcgatgtttctacagcttaattggagcccacctgtggtaaattcagttgattggacatgatttggaaaggcacacacctgccgatataaggtcccacagttgacagtgcatgtcggagcacaaaccaagcatgaagtcaaaggaattgtctgtagacctctgacACAGGGgaacaaatctggggaagggtacagaaagatttctgctgctttgaaggtcccaatgagcacagaagcctccatcatccataaatggaagaagttcggaacgaccaggactcttcctagagctggccgtccgtctaaactgagcaatcgggggagaagggccttagtcagggaggtgaccaagaacccgatggtcactctgtcagagctccagcgtttctctgtggagagaggagaacctttcagaaggacaaccatctctgcagcaatccaccaatcagccctgtatggtagagtggccagacggaagccactccttagtaaaaggcacatggcagcccgcctggagtttgccaaaaggcacctgaaggactctcagaccatgagaaacaaaattctctggtctgatgagacaaagattgaactttttggcgtgaatgccaggcgtcatgtttggaggaaaccaggcaccgctcatcacctggctaatgtggggatgtttttcagcggcaggaactgggagactagtcaggattgagggaaagatgaatgcagcaatgtacagagacatcctggatgaaaacctgctccagagcacttttgacctcagactggggcgacggttcatctttcagcaggacaaagaCCCTAAGCagacagccaagatatcaaaggagtgacttcaggacaactctgtgaatgtccttgagtggcccagccagagcccagacttgaatctgattgaacatcactggagagatctgaaaatggctgtgcaccgacgctccccatccaacctgatggagcttgagaggtgctgcgaagaggaatgggtgaaactgcccaaagataggtgtgccaagcttgtggcatcatattctataaggctgtaattgctgccaaaggtgcatcaacaaagtattgagcaaagactgtgaatacttatgtacatgtgatttcttcgtttttatttttaataaatttgcaaaaatttcaaaaacttatttcatgttgtcattatggggtgttgtgtgtagaattttgaggaaaaaaatgaatttattccattttggaataaggctgtaacataaaatgtgggaaaagtgaagcgctgtgaatactttctggatgcactgtatattattcaattcaattcaattgtatagcgcttttaacaaagggcctttgtcacaaagcagctttacagagaaaccaggCCCCAAGAGCCTAGGCCGACAGTGGGAAAGAAAAACTCCTTGACTAACActaagaaaccttgagcagaacctgattCAGttggggaacccatctgccgctggttgacaccagtttgtagaaagaatggttttaaacagataAGAACCAATATGTCTGGGTAAGATGTCTTTACTTCTTACCTTATCATTGGACAAAGAGCAACGGTGGATGTTCCTGGCCAGAGAGGAGCTAACCAAGGCTGTCACCATTAGTGTGGCCAGTACAGCCTTCGCCATACTACTTCTCTTAAGTATGGCCATACAACTTTTTGTTCAGAAGTGAAACATTTTGTCATTGGTAAATTATGTGAATGAGTGGTCCCTTGTCCGCTCGCCCACTCCTGGTCCATCCGCTGTGTTGCGACTGACAGCTGAAGGGGCACGATCAGATTCTTTTCAAGAGCCAACTGCGTTAAGAATGCAGTTTGTAGTTATTCCAGTTAAGTTAGCCAGTTATAGTCCAAGTCTTCATTtcattcaacccaaaaactactgtatgtactatAATTggttcattttaaatggttgaatcaaagagaatatttgattgaatcctcagcagcctgcccagttgTACATATTGTTTGAAGTAGACTACCACAGCAGGTATTAatacattgtgtgttggaagccttgtcagtgcataggtcaagataatgttcttggtgcttctgtgaatttcctgtctttttcggcttttgccaatcattatctcttctttaaaacatagtttttgggttgaatttcctgtcttttttggcttttgccaaccattatgacattatagTTGAAGTTATGGTAATTGTCCGGAAGCATTGCGCTTTCAGCTATCTtttggcttgtgccattgcaaatgtttttttgtttttttacatttgttttaaacTAACTAGTTAGTTATGTCACAAAACTAGTGCAAAAAGCgaagagatgaaagagataCATGCACTTTACTTTGTATAACTTGcaaatattatgatactaacTACAACACATGCTAGATGCCGAAAGCTGATCGACTTTAAAACACATTCAGTTATTTCAGGGTCACTTagtgtgtggcagcaattattCCACAGGGTCAGTTGCAGTTGCTGTAGCTTCACAAATCAGTACCTTTAAATACAACAAAGTTAAcctcaaaatatctgcttgtttggaaaGCAAGATACATTTTTTCCCTGCATATATAATGCAGAATACTGCATTAGAgtgaccactgatataaagACATAATCAGTAAATATAGGGTGTTACATACACCagtcagccacaacattaaacccacctgcttaaatcagttttttcatgattaaaaattcTTTAAACTGTATAACCTTGTccataaacacttaatatgtcATTATATgttatgtgtacttatataagcagataatcataactgaattacattcaaaagtttaatttctaaattaaaattgaaatCCTGTAAGCTCACTGGGCcagggggtgcattgttttatttaaatatcttggtatgtactAGTGTTCATGATTgcatcttaacaggtgctccaggacatgtcaaattttgaaaaaatgatgaCCACCCACcatattaaaaatgcatccatctaatcctacatcagtttcacccttcttcccttacatggcactgcatgcGGTGAAACTTCTGTAAGGTTGCGTGAGCATATtaagttttttctttccagcttgccGTAGCAATATTGcccaaagtgaaaaaaaaaacaaaacccaaaaaaccccaaaaaacaaggataaaaacCAGAATTTCAGACCTGGCTTTAACTCTCAGAGGCACTAGGGGGATGGCCAGCCTTATTACAGAGCATTGCAGGACGCAATTATCGTTTTACACAACATTGCTTTAATAGGCTACGCTGAGCTAATGgctctcctctgtgtgtctctctgctgcCATCTCCTCTGTTGGCAGGTTTGTTTGGTGGCATGTGAGGACAAGGTCTCCCCAGTGCTCACCTGGGATCTGTGCCGACAGGCAGCTGAGCAGCTGCAGTTGCCCTCCCGGCCATTGGGGTGCGAAAATCTGACAGGCCAGGAGGAGGCTCAGGCCCTACTGCCAGCAGACCTGGGGGATGGTGGGTTGCTGTACTCAAAGGCTCTGGACCGCTTTCGTCATGTGGTGCAGACCCTGAGTGCTGACCaaccaggcagagagaggcaaaTGGCCAAGCTCAGCTCTGCATTCCGTTCCCAGCAGCTTGGACCTGCTGAGGAGGAAGGgttggaggagcaggagggagatGAGCAGAAAGAGGAGGTAGAAGCTGAGGTGGGTGCTGAGCATGAGGGGGCTGCCATGAGATTTTCCAAGCGCTTTGTGGGATTCCTAAAAGGCAAGcatggatacagaaagctgatGGAACCTGGGCGGCCCCTGTACAAGCGCTATGGTGGCTTTATTGGGATCCGCAAGTCGGCCCGCAAATGGAACAACCAGAAACGCTTCAGTGAGTTCCTCAAGCAGTACCTGGGCATCAGCAGCCACTCCAGCAAGTACAACAGCCTCTCAGCAGATTTCAACCGACAGAATGAAGTGTAACAGCCAACTGGGGTCCCACCCCCAAAGCCACTAATATCCCCTTCCTTAACTCAAAACAACAGTCAATCTTACAAATTGAAAGTTTAcaattgtcttgttttttttattaattaattaatttaaattccaTCCGATttataaattctttaaaaatactgtttgaataattttttaaaaaacatccaAAGCTTTCTGTCACAGTCAGTATGAAGATATTAGAAGCCCACACTGTAGCATTGTGTAGATACAACTGATTACCCCTCCAATGATGCATCTGGtgaataattacataattaatacATTATATGAAAAGTGGATCATTTtctcatatttaatattatgtACACAGAACCTACATTCCTGAGTTTTtcataaaatcaaataaagtacTTGGTTTTTCTTCTACTGACtggactggtgaaagctgaagTAGTACTTGTACAAACACCCTCTTTCAGTTCCAGTCATCGTTCCAAAATAGAGGTTTTCTATTCCAATGTTAATACTGCCCTCTGGTGTTTaggtataaaatattttaattggttCATTTGATCTTGTGGATTTCTACAGTCCATCAAAAAACAACcgtcaaaaaataaatttagcatttctgcaaatggaacTATGGTTTCAACCTGAATTTTACAAGCATACTCAGTGGAGAGAAGGATTCATTGTGCATGTGCATCAAAATCATTGTATGTTTACCTGTAACTATACGCTGTAGGCTGGATTTGACCTCTGTGAcctcaaattaaacaaaaaccatTAAACCAGTGTTCCCAGATACAACTTACTCTAGGACACACAGTTTAAGAAAGCAAAAGGAAGTATTGGTTTAAACCAGGGTCAacaatggaatggaatgaaCAACCAATTTCAATGTGATGATTTATGAAGTAAAAGCTccttattgtaattattatttaataaagcTTTTTGTTTGCTCATGACAAAACATGTACATAGGTGATGTTAAAGGCATTAATTAAATAGTTTACCATTTATTTTGGGGGCTGCTATGCAGAAATTAATTGTGTTCTTACACAAACCATTTTTCCAAAAGCAGTcaacaagaacaacacagaggtcataaatataaatatttgtaatcAAGTTTATTAGTTACAATCATGCCAGAGTCGGGATGATAAATGAATCACTGTCGTGGCATTAGGATGGTCCAATTATGGAAAATGTATCAatatgaaagggaaagcattatAGGAGACTGCAGGGTTGCCAACACGCTTTCAGACTCTGTCTCATGCTTTCATGCAACCCAAACACATCTCACACCAATTAAACACCTTAACAAAGTACAAAGCCACTCCCTGATGAAAGCATagacagtcccctccaaaagtattggaacggcAAGGTCAgttacatttggggttgagataaaaa includes these proteins:
- the LOC133128844 gene encoding prepronociceptin-like, coding for MKAPLWTLVLLLCLCVPRPCVCQRDCFSCGKLFPQHHTFNLLVCLVACEDKVSPVLTWDLCRQAAEQLQLPSRPLGCENLTGQEEAQALLPADLGDGGLLYSKALDRFRHVVQTLSADQPGRERQMAKLSSAFRSQQLGPAEEEGLEEQEGDEQKEEVEAEVGAEHEGAAMRFSKRFVGFLKGKHGYRKLMEPGRPLYKRYGGFIGIRKSARKWNNQKRFSEFLKQYLGISSHSSKYNSLSADFNRQNEV